Below is a window of Jonesiaceae bacterium BS-20 DNA.
TTGGGGACGTTGTAGAGTTCCCCGTAAGTGCCTTGAACATGACGAGCCTGGGTTCGCCTGAGAACACCAAACTCGTTGCCACCTTCATGAAGGATGGTAAGGCGCTTGGCCAGGCCGTTGGCACGTTTGATGTGACTGACGGTGCTACCACCGTTAAGTTCACGGTTCCTGACGGGGCCGCTGGCGCTGATTCACTGCAACTCGTTGCGACTGAATCTGGCACCACGGTCACACTAGCTATGGCTGTTGCAACCGTCGATGACGGTGGAAACGGCGATGGCGATGGCGGAACCGGTGATGGCGACGGCAAGACCGACGGCGGCAAGGATAAGGACGACCTGGCAAAGACCGGTGCAGATGTCCTGCTCCCGGCCACTTTGGCCTTCTTGCTCCTTGGAGCCGGTGCCTACACGGTAATCCAACGACGCCGCAAGGCCTAGTCAAAACTGGCCCGGTGCTACTAGGGCCTTACCGGCGCTGATAGCTAGCGCCAATATCAAGTACTGAATGCAAGAACTCAGTGGGCACGTTCCGGATGTGGTCGATCAAGACACACATGCGGGACGTGCCCACTGTCGTGGGTGGGCACTAAGATGGGGCCTATGCTCACTATCGCAACCGTAAACGTTAATGGAATTCGGGCCGCCTACCGCAAAGGAATGGGAGAATGGCTAGCCCAGACCAACCCGGATATTCTCCTGCTTCAAGAAGTCCGCGCGACAGATGAAATTGCTGCAGACCTCATCGGTGAAGGCTGGACGGTCATGCATGAGGCCTGCGAGATCAAGGGACGCGCAGGAGTCGCAATCGCGACCCGGCTGCCGGTAACCGCTGTGCGGTACGGCGTAGCCCCCGAGGGAGTGGACCAAGTTCCAGTTGACACCGGTCGCTGGGCCGAGGCAGACATCACCGCCCCAAACGGTGAGCAGTTGACAGTGATCTCCGCGTACCTGCACTCGGGCACCGCCGGAACCCCAAAGATGGACCAAAAGTACGCCCACCTAGACCTGGTAGATGTGCGTCTTGCGGAACTCATGGCAGCGGGCAACCACGCGTTGCTGACCGGTGATATCAACATCGCTCACACCAACAACGACATCAAAAACTGGAAGGGTAACCTCAAGGCTGCAGGCTTCCTACCGGAAGAACGCGCCTACCTGGACAAGTGGTTCGGTGCCGGTTGGGTTGACATTGCCCGTAAGCACGCCGGCGATGTTCCCGGGCCATACACGTGGTGGTCCAACCGCGGCCAAGCATTTACTAACGATGCTGGCTGGCGCATTGACTACCAAATTGCAACCCCTGCGCTCGCAGAACTTGCCACGAATCCTCGCGTGGACCGCGCAGATTCCTATGAGACTCGCTGGTCAGACCACGCGCCGTTGCTGGTCGATTACGACCTGTAAGTACAATCAGCGTCTCCCAAGAGGGGGCTCTGGACGGGGCTAGCACCTGCGGTCAGGGTTGTAGCGCCCAGACGATGACTAGTAACAGAAAAAGCTATAGGCCTGCGCTAACCATTGATGGTTGGCGCAGGCCTACGGCTTTGCTGCTTATGATCGGGTGCAATCGGAACGAATTTGGGCCTAGTTCAGTCCGTCCAGTTGGTAGACCACGTCAGTCTCGGAGTCGTCAGCTGCCGTCAAGATACCCTCAGCAGAGAGCATGTTGCCCGCAGCGAACTTGGAAACCACAACGCTTGGGTTGCCCTCGTGTGGAACGCTGACCACATAGAAACTCTGGGTCTCTTGGTCCGCTGCCAAACTCAGTGCGTAGGCCTTCTTTGCGCGGATGGTTTTGAGCATTGGGCGTCCCTTGACGCCGAAAGCCGGCTCAAGGTCACCGGTGGTATCCCGGTATTCCTTCCAGGCATCGGCCTCGTTGGCTTGTCCGCCGTCAAGGCGGTCAGCGCCGTAAATGGTCTTATTGGAAGCCATGGCAATGAGCCTGTTTGGCCCAAAGAACGCGGCGTCAACCGTAGTCTCAATGTCGTTGCCGTTGATGGCGTCAACCAAACCATGTGAGACCACCGTGGAGAAGTCATCTTCCACGTAGAACAGTCCAGCATCCGTGGTGACCACACCGAACAAACCGGTCGATGGGTCAAACGCCAACCCGGCCGCGGTTCCGCCGCTGGTACCGGAAGCTTCGAAGCCCAGCTCGGTGCGCTCGACCAGCTCAAGCTGGCCGTCAACGGCAAGTGGTCCAGCCGCTGGGTCTAGGTTGAAGTCAACGCTCTTGTCCGTTGAGAGTCCGGGGACCTGCGGGGTCGGTGCATTGAAACTGTGTAGCTTGGCGGTGGCCAAACGGGAGTACATGTCAGTGGACCAGTAGCCACTTGGCTTGCCCATATCCAGCGTGAGGCGGGCAGGGTCACCGGTTCCGGTAAACGGTGGTGGGCCGTTGGTGATCAAGAATTGGAAAGCGTTGGTCAGGGTGAGGCAAAGTAATGGCTACAACGACTGCAACGTACTTGGTGAACTTCTTGACCGGGCGTACCTCGCCGGACATTTCCTTGTGGAGCGACGGGGTACGGGCAATAAAGATCAGACCTGCTGCAACAGCTGCAAAGACGATCGAGAAGACAAGCAGTGCCCAAGTGTAGGTCTGCACACCAAACATGGCGCCACCAAAGCCCTGACCTAGGTCACCCGGGATGTGTCCGCCCCAGTGCCGCAGTGCGGTGTACACAAAGAAGAAGGAAGCAAGAACCAGCGAGGCCATGTACTTGTAGTGCGGGCCGTACCGCAGGATCAAGACACCGAGCGTGGCAATTACAACCATGCCAAAGCGCTCGTACCCACACAGGGTGCATGGGCTCTCTTGGAGAATGAAGCCCAAGTAGATATTGGCAACCCCAACCGGGATAACCATGATGAGCAAGACTGCGGTTGCAACGATCGTATTGAACGTCCACCGCGCGCCACGTCGAGTTGTTTTCGCAGCGGGTGCGGCAGCCGAACCGGGCACTGTGTCGACTTGCGTACTCACAGGTTCACCACCGGGATGATGGAGCCCGATGCCCCAATGAGATACAGGGCGCCGCCAAGAACAAAGGCGCCAATCAGCAGAGCAAACGCGAGTTTTCCACGCTTGGGTTTAAACATCGCAATTCCAATGCTGCCTGCACACATTGAATATACGAGAAATTCTATGTCAATCCTTCATCGAGCATCCAGGTAGGGACGGGTGCGGGAAAGAGATCAAACTCGTGCGGGTACCTGAGGATCTCCGTGAAAGTGATTGTGTAACTTCCACTACTACCAACTTAGCCAACGAAAACACTCGAAGATTAGTCAAACGTCCCATGACTTTAGGCCTGCCGGCGCCCAACGTAGTCGGTCCGTGCCCAGTGCAGTTCGCCGAGATTGGCAGATCGCCCCCGACATTGCCGGGATGAACCAGCAGTCTCGGGGGCGATCCACCAGTCTCGCTGGGAGAGGGAGGAATGCCGGGGAGTACTTACACGGGGGAGACGTTGAGATTCAGGCCGGCAAGTCCACGTGAGCGGTGGGCTAGGGACCGGGCAATGGCAATGAGGGCCTGAGCAGATTCAGATTCAGGGTGTGCCAGCACAACGGGAACACCGTGGTCGCCATCTTGACGCAGGACCATCTCAATTGGAATCTGGCCCAGAAGTGGCACGTCCTTACCAACAAGGCGAGAAAGAGCATCCGCCACGGCCTGCCCACCTCCGGAACCAAACAGTTCCATCTTGGTGCCGTCCGGCTGTTCCAGCCACGCCATGTTCTCAACTACACCAATGAGACCCTGTGAGGTCTGTTGGGCAATTGAGCCGGCCCGCTCGGCAACCTCGGCCGCAGCGATCTGCGGTGTGGTTACCGTCAGAATTTCGGAGCCAGGCAGCAGCTGGGCAACCGAGATCGCAATGTCGCCGGTGCCTGGCGGCAGGTCTAGCAACAGGACGTCAAGGTCGCCCCAAAAGACATCGGTTAAGAACTGCTCAAGGGCGCGGTGCAACATGGGACCGCGCCACACAACGGGCTGACCCTCAGGCACGAACATGCCAATAGAGACTACCTTGACCTCATGGGCGATGGGCGGCAGCAGCATGGAATCCACGCGCGTGGGCTGGGTGGTCACCCCAAGCAGACGCGGAATGGAGAAGCCATAAATATCGGCGTCAAGGACGCCCACCTTGAGACCATCGGCGGCCATTGCGGCGGCCAAGTTTGCGGTTACGGTGGACTTACCCACCCCGCCCTTGCCGGACGCGATCGCATACACCTTGGTCAGTGATCCCGGCTTGTTAAACGGAATCTCGGGGGTGGCCGAGCCACGCAGCATGACCCGCAGCTCCTCGCGCTGGGCCGGGCTCATTTCACCCAACTCAACACGGACATCGGAAATCTCCGGAACGTTCTTGGCGGCACGGGTACAACCCTCAATGAGCGTCGACTTCATTGGGCACCCGGCCGTAGTTAGGTCCAAACCCACAACGGCCCTAAAGCTGCCCTCAAGGGGTTCCAACGCGACCGAACGAACCATTTTCAACTCGGTAATGGGACGGCGGATCTCAGGGTCAATAACGGACTCAAGGGCCTTTTCGACGGCAGCAATAATCGCCGCTGAATCAGGGGTAGGTGCAGACATGGAATCATTCTATCGAGCATTTGGGCCCGCCGAGTGTGACCTTAGGGGCTTGCCCTCGCAGAGGAATCTCTTGGCGGTGGGTACCTTGGTCCTAGTCCTGGGCCGGTTTGCGGTCCTGTTCCATCTCCTCAAGCAGGTTCCGCAGCTCGGAGCGGATAAAGTCGCGGGTGGCCACCTCGCTTAAGGCAATGCGCAACGACGCCATTTCCCGGGCCAGGTATTCGGTGTCCGCGAGGTTGCGCTCGCCGCGCTGGCGGTCTTGCTCCGCGGTCACGCGGTCCCTGTCGGTCTGGCGGTTTTGCGCCAACAAGATCAACGGAGCAGAGTACGATGCCTGCAAGCTGAGCATGAGGGTCAGTGCGGTGAAGCCGTTGGCGGCTTTGTCAAAGCGGACGGTCTCCGGTGCCACCGAGTTCCAGATGAGCCACATGATGCAAAAGACCGTCATGTAGGCCAAGAACTTTGGGGTCCCCATGAACCTTGCGGTGCCCTCGGCTACTTGACCAAAAGCATCGGGACGCGTTTCTATGCGCGGCAGAATCGTTCGTTTGAATTCTTTGGGGGTGTCTAAACTGTTCGACATGGACTCACCCTTCTTGGCTGTGTGGTGAAGGCGAAGAGTTTTCTCGCCAGTTCGCAGGCAACATGTGGTCAAGTGTGTCATCAACCGTGACCGCGCCAAGCAACCGGCGCTCAGAGTCTAGAACCGGGATCACCAGCAGGTTGTATGCCGCAAGTGTCCTGGCAACATCGCCCAGGGGAGTTCCCGTGGTGACATAGTCCAAACTCTGATCAACAAATGAGCCCACTGGCTCGTGGGGTGGCTCGCGCAGCAGCTGTTGGAAGTGCACGGCCCC
It encodes the following:
- a CDS encoding DUF1003 domain-containing protein yields the protein MSNSLDTPKEFKRTILPRIETRPDAFGQVAEGTARFMGTPKFLAYMTVFCIMWLIWNSVAPETVRFDKAANGFTALTLMLSLQASYSAPLILLAQNRQTDRDRVTAEQDRQRGERNLADTEYLAREMASLRIALSEVATRDFIRSELRNLLEEMEQDRKPAQD
- a CDS encoding P-loop NTPase, whose amino-acid sequence is MSAPTPDSAAIIAAVEKALESVIDPEIRRPITELKMVRSVALEPLEGSFRAVVGLDLTTAGCPMKSTLIEGCTRAAKNVPEISDVRVELGEMSPAQREELRVMLRGSATPEIPFNKPGSLTKVYAIASGKGGVGKSTVTANLAAAMAADGLKVGVLDADIYGFSIPRLLGVTTQPTRVDSMLLPPIAHEVKVVSIGMFVPEGQPVVWRGPMLHRALEQFLTDVFWGDLDVLLLDLPPGTGDIAISVAQLLPGSEILTVTTPQIAAAEVAERAGSIAQQTSQGLIGVVENMAWLEQPDGTKMELFGSGGGQAVADALSRLVGKDVPLLGQIPIEMVLRQDGDHGVPVVLAHPESESAQALIAIARSLAHRSRGLAGLNLNVSPV
- a CDS encoding disulfide bond formation protein B; the encoded protein is MSTQVDTVPGSAAAPAAKTTRRGARWTFNTIVATAVLLIMVIPVGVANIYLGFILQESPCTLCGYERFGMVVIATLGVLILRYGPHYKYMASLVLASFFFVYTALRHWGGHIPGDLGQGFGGAMFGVQTYTWALLVFSIVFAAVAAGLIFIARTPSLHKEMSGEVRPVKKFTKYVAVVVAITLPHPDQRFPILDHQRPTTVYRNR
- a CDS encoding exodeoxyribonuclease III; translated protein: MLTIATVNVNGIRAAYRKGMGEWLAQTNPDILLLQEVRATDEIAADLIGEGWTVMHEACEIKGRAGVAIATRLPVTAVRYGVAPEGVDQVPVDTGRWAEADITAPNGEQLTVISAYLHSGTAGTPKMDQKYAHLDLVDVRLAELMAAGNHALLTGDINIAHTNNDIKNWKGNLKAAGFLPEERAYLDKWFGAGWVDIARKHAGDVPGPYTWWSNRGQAFTNDAGWRIDYQIATPALAELATNPRVDRADSYETRWSDHAPLLVDYDL